CTCGGGATCGAACAGGGTACCGGAAGGGGTGTATGGCGCCGCCGGCGGAGGGTAACCCAGATGCTGGTAGGCGCGCTGGGTGGCGACGCGGCCGCGGGGAGTGCGCTGCAGGAAGCCCTCCTGCAGCAGGTACGGCTCGTAGAGGTCCTCGATCGTGCCGCGGTCTTCGCCCACGGCGGCGGCGATCGCCTGGATCCCCGCCGGGCCACCGCCGTAGACCTCGATCAGCACCGAGAGGATCCGGCGGTCGAGCTCGTCGAAGCCGAAGTCGTCGACTTCGAGGAGGGCGAGTGCCTTCTTCGCCATCGCGAGATCGATCCCCGGTTTGTGGGCGTCCACCTGCGCGAAGTCGCGCACCCTCCGCAGCAGCCGGTTGGCGATGCGCGGCGTGCCGCGGCTCCGGCGCGCGAGCTCGTCGAGGCCGGCGGCGTCGGAGGCGATCCCGAGGAGCTCGGCGGAGCGTTTGGCGATCCGCGCCAGCTGCTCTGGAGGATAGAAATCCAACCGGTGGACGATGCCGAAACGGGCGCGTAGCGGCGACGAGATGAGCCCCGCCCGCGTCGTCGCGCCGACCAGCGTGAAGCGCGGCAGATCGATCTGGACGATCCTCGCTGCCGGACCCTGGCCGATGACGAGGTCGAGCTTGAAGTCCTCGAGGGCCGGGTAGAGGATCTCTTCGACCGCCGGCCCGAGGCGGTGGATCTCGTCGACGAAGAGCACGTCCCCAGGCTGCAGATTGGTGAGAATCGCCGCGAGGTCTCCCGCCCGCTCGAGCACCGGCCCGGCGGTCGTCCGCAGCGGCGCATCCATCTCCTTGGCCAGGATATGCGCCAGCGTCGTCTTGCCGAGTCCGGGAGGCCCGAAGAGCAGCACGTGGTCCAGAGGCTCGCCACGCTCCCGCGCCGCCCGGATGAAGACCTTCAAGTTCTCGACGATCCGGTCCTGCCCGACATACTCCGTCAACTGCCGCGGCCGGAGCGTCTGCTCCACCGAAGCCTCGCTTCCCAGGAAGCTACCCTCGAGCTCCCCGGACAGTATGCGATCGGACGGTGACGGCGGCATGGGGGCATTCTAGACCCGCCGAGCGCGCAGCGGGCGGGGGTCGGCGCCTTGGTATTGTGGTCACATGTCTCCGACGGTGAAGAGGGTCGGGCCCTATCGATTCTTCTTCTATGGCAACGAGGGCTTCGAACCGCCTCATATCCATGTCCGTCGGGAGAGGATGCTGGCGAAGTTCTGGCTCGGGCGGATCGAGCTCGCGAGTTCGACGGGCTTTCGCCCCCATGAGCTGTTCGAGATTCAACGGCTCGTCGAGGGCAACGCGACAGAATTCGAGGGGGCGTGGCATGAGTTCTTCGGCACCTGAATTGCGGCCACTGGCGCGAAATGTGTCGGTGACTGAAGACGAGCTCACCGTGGAGCTGGCCGATGGGCGCCGGATTTCGGCGCCGTTGGTCTGGTTCCCGCGCCTGCTCGCCGCCGACGCGGCCGAGCGGCAGAACTGGGAGCTGCTGGGCGACGGAGAGGGCATCCACTGGCCGGCCGTGGATGAGGATCTGAGCGTCGCTGGCCTTCTGGCCGGCGCGCGCAGCCAATCGCGCCCGTTGCGAAGAGCGGGCTGACGATCTGGCCGCCTTGTGGCCCCCCGCGACTTCATTCGCAAGTGGAAGGCTGCGACGCTCAAGGAACGCTCGGCGGCGCAGGAGCATCTTCTCGACCTCTGCGAGCTGGTGATGCACGAGAAGCCGGCGGCGCGTCTTGAGCACGCCTAGAAACCAGGCTCCCGAGACTTCCCGCCATGGGACTTGAGGCTGTCGAGATCATCATGGGGGCCGAGGAGGCTTTCGGGGTCTCGATTCCCGACGAGGTGGCCGGGAAGATGCGGACGCCGGCGGATCTCCTCGCGTTCCTCGCTGCCGCGGTCCCGGTGGCTTCGACGCCGGAGTGTCTCACCCAGCAGCTCTTCTATCGGCTGCGCAGGGGGTTGCGATTGCAGCTCCCGTTCTCGGAAGGGAAGTTCGAGCCCGACACGTTGCTCTCGACGGTGCTTCACCAGGACCAGTGGCCCAGGGTCTGGCGGGAGGTTCGCTCGAGCGTCGGCGACTCGACATGGCCGGCTTCCGTCCCCTGGCCCGGTTTTCTGCGCGACGGACCCAGGACGATCCGGCAGCTGATCTGGCATCTCGTGGCCGCGCTGCCGAAGCCGGAAGCGGGGGCGGCGTGGCCGCGGGAGCGCCTCGAAGCGGAGGTTCGGCGGATCATCGCCGGCGCTCTCGGAAAGAAGGACTTTCCGCTCTCCGCCCGATTCAGGGAAGATCTGGGAGTTCACTGAGTTTCCACATGCACACGAATCTCGAAGCGTTGGGTTGGGATAGCTGGTTCGAGGCGCGGGCCGGGCTGCTCGGCGACCGGGCGGCCGGCGTGGCGCGCCCGGCGCGAGTGGCCGCTGTCGATCGGGACCAGTTGCTGTTGCTCGACGAGACGGGCGCTTTCCGGGGGAGGCTTTCGGGGAGGTTCCTGCACGCGGCGGGCGCGGCGGCGGAGCGGCCGTGCGTCGGCGATTGGGTGGCGGTCGAGAAGACGGCGGGCGAGCCGTTCGGGGTCGTGCACGGCGTCTTCGAGCGCAAGACCGGCTTGCGGCGGAAGACCGCGGGGGACTCCGTCGAGCACCAGATGATCGCGGCGAATGTCGACTTCGTGATCATCGTCCAGTCCTGCCACTTCGACTTCAACTTGCGGCGACTCGAGCGCTACCTGGTCATGGTGTGGGAGGGCGGGGCGACACCCTCCGTGCTCCTCACCAAGACCGATCTCGTCGCGCCCGAGGTCCTGGCCGGCCAGTTGGAGGAGATCCGGAGCGCGGGCATCGCTGCGTCGGTCTCGACCCTGAGCAACGTCACCCGCGAGGGGGTCGAAGAGCTCCGGCGCCAGCTGCTCCCGGGCAAGACCTACTGCTTCGTCGGCTCGTCGGGGGTCGGCAAGAGCACTCTCATCAACGGACTTCTGGGCCGGGACCGGCTCGATACGAAGGCGGTCAGCGGCACGGGCGAAGGGCGGCATACGACCGTGCGCCGGGAGCTCCTCGTGCTCGAGAACGGTGCGATGGTGATCGACAACCCCGGGATGCGCGAGCTCGGCCTGCTGGGCGCGGAGAGCGGCATCGAAGCGAGCTACCCGGACATCGGTGAGCTCGCGTCCCAGTGCCGTTTCCGCGACTGCACCCATGCCAACGAACCGGGCTGTGCCATTCGCGCGGCGTTGGAGTCCGGTGCACTGGACGCTGGGCACTACGAGAACTTCCTCAAGCTCAAGAGCGAGTCAGAGTACCTGCAGATGTCCTACGCCGAGAAGCGGAAGAAGGAGAAGGACTTCGGCCGGTTCATCAAGTCCGTCCAGAAGCGGCTGCGCGAGGACTGAGCGCGCCGCGGTATTGTGCATCCATCATGAGCGGCCCCCCTCCGCTGGCTCCGAAGGCTCGCTTCGCCGGGTTCGCCCCGTTCGATCCGTCGGACGCCTGGCTGCTGCAGTCGGTGCTCTATGCCGGCGGGTTGACGGAAGGGGCCGAGTTGCGCGACGTCATCGGCCTCGGGGATGGCATCGGGGATGCCCTGTTCTCCGCCGAGGAGCTGCGCGGTGGCTTCGCGCGGCTCACCGCTGCCGGCTTCGTCCGCGCGGCAGCCGGGCGCTACTTCGTGGTCGGCGAAGCGCGCGGCCTGGCGAAGCGGGAGGGGCTCTCGCTCGCCGAGCACCGGGACGAGATCGCGGCGTTCCTCGCGGCCTCGAACTATCGCGGGAGCGATCCGGACGAGCCGGATCCCGAGCTCAGCGACGAGCGGATCGGACAGGCCATCGCGAGTTACCTCGCGCTGTTCCGCGAGGGACCGGGCGAGCCCGCTTCGCCCGCCGACCCGGCACCGAACCCCACGCCAACTCAGGAAGAGGATCCGACCACGGTCCACTGATCCGCGCCCGCCGCCGTTTCCGCGAAGTGGAGCATGGGACACGTACATTGCAGGCGGAGGCGCGGCCTCGCCGTCGCGGTGGGCATGGGGCTCGGGATTCTCCTTGCGGCGCGGCCGGGAGCGGCGCAGCTGCCGAGCGTCGGCCTGTCGTCGGTCGGAGCGCAGGCGTTCGGCAACGAAGACCTGCTCTTCTACCGGCCTGAGCCGGGGGACAACTTCGGCGCCACCGTCGTCGCCGGCGACTTCAATGGCGATGGCATCGACGACCTCGCGACCGGGATTCCCAGCGACAGCGGCTTCGTCGGTGATCCGCTGCTCGGTTGCGGCGCGGTCGTCGTGCGCTACGGCGCTCCAGGCGACCGGCTCGAGACCGGGCTCGCCGACACCTACCTGAACCAGTTCGCCTCCGGCAGTCCCGACCCAGCCGAGTTCTCGGAGTACTTCGGCTCGACGCTCGCGGCGGGCGACTTCGACGGCGACGGGATCGACGACCTGGCAATCGGCATCCCGCAGAACGGCGCCGGCGTCTCGCACTCCGGTGCCGTCCAGATCCACTACGGGCGGGCCGGCGGGATCCAGTTCGCCGGCGAGCACTTCCTGCGCCTGGGGACGAACGGAGTTCCCGGCACGCCGACGCAGAGTGATCGCTTCGGCCTCGCCCTCGCCGCCGGCAACTTCGACGGCGACGCCTACGACGATCTCGCCGTCGGCATCCCGAACGGCGACCTTCCCGGCCCGCTCGTCGATGCCGGCAAGGTCCTGATCTTCCACGGCGTCGCCGCCGGCCTGCTGCCGTTCTCGGGCTACTTCGTCTCGCAGGCCGAGGCGCAGATGGAAGGGGTTGCCGAGGCGGGCGACGTCTTCGGCTACTCCCTGGTTGCCGGGGACTTCGACGGCAGCGGCCAGGACGATCTGGCGATCGGCGTCGCGAACGAGGACGGGCTCGGCGCCGTGCAGGTTGTCCTCGGCGGTCCTTCGGGTCTCGTGCTGGCGAACAACCGGCTCTATCTGCGCTCGACGCTGGGACAGGCGGCCGCCGACTCCGGTTTCGGCCGGACCCTAGCCGCCGGCGACTTCAACGGCGATGGCCGCGACGACCTCGTCGTCGGCGATCCTTTCCTCGACTTCACGATCTCGGCGACGCTGCGTCAGAGCGTCGGCGCGATCCACGTTCTCTACGTTTCCGATGCCCTCCCGCCCTCTCCCTG
This DNA window, taken from Thermoanaerobaculia bacterium, encodes the following:
- the rsgA gene encoding ribosome small subunit-dependent GTPase A, whose protein sequence is MHTNLEALGWDSWFEARAGLLGDRAAGVARPARVAAVDRDQLLLLDETGAFRGRLSGRFLHAAGAAAERPCVGDWVAVEKTAGEPFGVVHGVFERKTGLRRKTAGDSVEHQMIAANVDFVIIVQSCHFDFNLRRLERYLVMVWEGGATPSVLLTKTDLVAPEVLAGQLEEIRSAGIAASVSTLSNVTREGVEELRRQLLPGKTYCFVGSSGVGKSTLINGLLGRDRLDTKAVSGTGEGRHTTVRRELLVLENGAMVIDNPGMRELGLLGAESGIEASYPDIGELASQCRFRDCTHANEPGCAIRAALESGALDAGHYENFLKLKSESEYLQMSYAEKRKKEKDFGRFIKSVQKRLRED
- a CDS encoding DUF4160 domain-containing protein, whose product is MSPTVKRVGPYRFFFYGNEGFEPPHIHVRRERMLAKFWLGRIELASSTGFRPHELFEIQRLVEGNATEFEGAWHEFFGT
- the ruvB gene encoding Holliday junction branch migration DNA helicase RuvB; translated protein: MPPSPSDRILSGELEGSFLGSEASVEQTLRPRQLTEYVGQDRIVENLKVFIRAARERGEPLDHVLLFGPPGLGKTTLAHILAKEMDAPLRTTAGPVLERAGDLAAILTNLQPGDVLFVDEIHRLGPAVEEILYPALEDFKLDLVIGQGPAARIVQIDLPRFTLVGATTRAGLISSPLRARFGIVHRLDFYPPEQLARIAKRSAELLGIASDAAGLDELARRSRGTPRIANRLLRRVRDFAQVDAHKPGIDLAMAKKALALLEVDDFGFDELDRRILSVLIEVYGGGPAGIQAIAAAVGEDRGTIEDLYEPYLLQEGFLQRTPRGRVATQRAYQHLGYPPPAAPYTPSGTLFDPE
- a CDS encoding FG-GAP repeat protein, with amino-acid sequence MGHVHCRRRRGLAVAVGMGLGILLAARPGAAQLPSVGLSSVGAQAFGNEDLLFYRPEPGDNFGATVVAGDFNGDGIDDLATGIPSDSGFVGDPLLGCGAVVVRYGAPGDRLETGLADTYLNQFASGSPDPAEFSEYFGSTLAAGDFDGDGIDDLAIGIPQNGAGVSHSGAVQIHYGRAGGIQFAGEHFLRLGTNGVPGTPTQSDRFGLALAAGNFDGDAYDDLAVGIPNGDLPGPLVDAGKVLIFHGVAAGLLPFSGYFVSQAEAQMEGVAEAGDVFGYSLVAGDFDGSGQDDLAIGVANEDGLGAVQVVLGGPSGLVLANNRLYLRSTLGQAAADSGFGRTLAAGDFNGDGRDDLVVGDPFLDFTISATLRQSVGAIHVLYVSDALPPSPWFDLDHTDFLHQGIFYGNAAQQEGDYFGSALAAGDFDGDGDDDLAIGQPGEDLGGSERGGVTLVTGDPAGGLPHHFRFLSAGISGLPGSTQDGQSLGMALAAGDFDDNGHLDLVLGAPYSDVAGVGADVGVEFVLYGTRFADGFDSNSAIYWSAPQP
- a CDS encoding DUF2442 domain-containing protein gives rise to the protein MSSSAPELRPLARNVSVTEDELTVELADGRRISAPLVWFPRLLAADAAERQNWELLGDGEGIHWPAVDEDLSVAGLLAGARSQSRPLRRAG